The genomic DNA AGGACGATTGAGGAGCGAACACATGAGGATGAAGAGGTGATGGTTGCCATACTTACCGACGGGCAGGAGAATGCATCGGTTGAGTATACTCTGGAACAAATCCGATCCCTCATTATAGAGAAAGAAGCAAAAGACTGGGACTTTGTGTATCTCTCAGCAGATCCCTCGGCTTTTGATGATGGGAAAGCTATGGGATTTCAGGCATCCAAGATGGCAATGTACAAAAAAGAAGAGATGCATGAGGCATATGCTCACATGGATGAGATGCTTGCAATGAAATTATCCAAGGCCAGGGATATTAAAATTATGAAACGACGAATGAGGGGAAATGTGGAAGAGGATAAAATGTACCAGTAGGGGAGAGGAGGTACAGGGTAATTCCTCTAAAATTCTCCTTCTAGTTTAAAATTTAATCAATTCCGATGGGAATACTACTATTCAGCATGACAAGGATATTCTCTTCTCTATTATTTGTTAAATCATTATTCTCCATTTGAAAAATTGTATTGAGATGGTAATGGAGCGAAAAAACGACATAATATAAAGAAACTGACATAATCAAATATTACGGATACGAATTCATAGTATGTTTCAGCAATGAAAATTCAGTTAAGACCTGACCTTGAAAGATACGATCTCATTTTAAGATTAATAGTGCATTTAGTATAATTGAGGGCAAAAGTTATACTCATCACAAGAGGAAAAGCTTGAGAGTGATCTTTCCTCACCATTATATGAGGATAATTCATGCTTTTCCGGTATCTTTATGCGACCGGAGAATGGATAGTAGATAATAGCAGAGGTTAGGAAATCATGCCCAGAGCTTTCAACAAGGATATGAAAACTGCAATTATTGCCCCAATAGGAACAAGCCCCCCGGTCATTACTGCAGGTATTGACGCACTTGATGAACCGGTATCTGATCTAGTGCTCCTCGCGACAAAGGATGAACAGGTATTAGCCGGCTGTGATGTCGTAAAACTTGGACTTAAATCCAGATACCCCCGAATCAGGGTTCATGTAGAGCTGCTTCCGTTTGATGATATCAGTTCAGATGTTGAAAATCTCACATTCATGGCAATTGCAGCACGTGTGATTAAGAAAGAACGTGAAAGTTATGGGTGTGAGCGTATTCTGCTCAATGTGGCCGGCGGAAGAAAGAACATGTGTATCACTCTTGCACTCCTGGGGCAACTTCTTAATGTGGATGGAGTGTATCATATTGTGAACCATGAGGTAAAACTCTTCAATCAACACCTGGAACGAATGAGACCGACGATGATGAGATTGTTCCGGGCTGAAAAAGAAGAGGACAAAATTATGATATATGCAGATAACCGGGAGATGTTTGAGTACATCCTGTATCCTCCAAAGAATGAATATGAGTTGATCCGAATTCCAACACTTCCCTATCCTGTCTCGTATATCAGTTCCCTCTTAAGCCGGGTGGTTTTTGATCCGTATATGTTAAATGAAGAGGATTGTTCTCTTCTTCTTCATCATGGAATTCTTGAGCGTCAGGGGAATAATCTGTATATTTCCGATTATGGAGCAAAATTTTTAGATGTCCTTGTTGGAAAGGGGTAATGAGACTTTGTTGAGGCGTAATTCTGCCGGCTCTCCATTCAGTTTTTTTGCCTCGTCCATTGCTGCCTTCAGGTAGGTATCAGCAACGATGAGGATTTTATCCGCAGAGATTTTTTCCGCATGGGCCTTTGCATAATAGTTTTTACCAATATTTTCTATCTGCATCTGGGTCCGGTATAAGACCATTGGAAGTTTATCAAGGTATGCCAGCCATGAATTGAGCATGACTTTCCCCTCCGGACTGATGTGATATGAATTCGCCCTGGTTACTGCTCCTGAAAGTTCATCGGCATATTGGATATTTAAAGTAAGCATGGCTCCATTCAGATCACCTTCTGATATTTCATTGGATAATTGTGTATAGA from Methanospirillum hungatei JF-1 includes the following:
- a CDS encoding CRISPR-associated protein Csx14, giving the protein MPRAFNKDMKTAIIAPIGTSPPVITAGIDALDEPVSDLVLLATKDEQVLAGCDVVKLGLKSRYPRIRVHVELLPFDDISSDVENLTFMAIAARVIKKERESYGCERILLNVAGGRKNMCITLALLGQLLNVDGVYHIVNHEVKLFNQHLERMRPTMMRLFRAEKEEDKIMIYADNREMFEYILYPPKNEYELIRIPTLPYPVSYISSLLSRVVFDPYMLNEEDCSLLLHHGILERQGNNLYISDYGAKFLDVLVGKG